The Fictibacillus arsenicus genome contains a region encoding:
- a CDS encoding GyrI-like domain-containing protein: MNRRINKVFQVVGIKNKGLYSNFGSEVPINAQRFMSRIDEIKNHLGVEVSLFEPKKGEDHKEGHYFVGVLVKDKIDEVPAGMEYIEISGEYVSTRGSMTVVSDLYTSLQKWSKEQGYYPTQKSYFIEMYHQVEEGEEVEIYLPIIINYVMSKESQMVT, translated from the coding sequence ATGAATAGAAGAATAAACAAAGTGTTTCAAGTAGTGGGGATAAAGAACAAAGGTCTTTACAGCAACTTCGGAAGTGAGGTGCCAATAAATGCACAAAGATTCATGAGTAGAATTGATGAAATAAAGAACCACTTAGGAGTAGAGGTTTCGCTTTTCGAACCGAAAAAAGGTGAGGATCATAAAGAAGGACATTATTTTGTTGGGGTCCTAGTGAAGGATAAGATAGATGAAGTGCCAGCTGGCATGGAGTATATAGAAATATCAGGTGAATATGTTTCAACAAGAGGGAGTATGACAGTTGTATCCGATCTTTACACTTCGTTACAAAAATGGTCTAAAGAACAAGGATATTACCCAACACAGAAATCGTATTTTATCGAGATGTATCATCAAGTTGAGGAAGGAGAAGAAGTTGAGATTTACCTACCGATAATTATCAATTACGTTATGAGCAAGGAAAGTCAAATGGTTACATAA
- a CDS encoding VOC family protein translates to MKEKLQRVGTTYIPVTDINNSKDWYVNKLGAELSYLDEDKAILNLADQSIFLVRSHQGQTSNFKDFNGEERFSLTFEVNGIKALENMHREFIKQEINVGKIENRGHAGRNFVFQDPNGNLFDVWSELSPKYKKLHMITP, encoded by the coding sequence ATGAAAGAAAAATTACAAAGAGTGGGTACAACCTATATTCCAGTTACAGACATTAATAACTCCAAAGATTGGTATGTCAATAAACTAGGTGCAGAATTAAGTTATCTAGATGAAGATAAGGCGATTCTTAACCTTGCAGATCAAAGCATTTTTTTAGTAAGGTCACACCAGGGACAAACCTCTAACTTTAAGGATTTTAACGGAGAAGAACGTTTCTCGTTAACGTTTGAAGTAAATGGGATTAAAGCGTTAGAGAACATGCATCGTGAATTTATTAAACAAGAAATCAATGTTGGAAAAATAGAAAACAGAGGTCATGCTGGAAGGAACTTTGTATTTCAAGATCCCAATGGAAATTTGTTTGATGTATGGAGTGAGTTAAGCCCGAAATATAAAAAGTTACACATGATTACACCTTAA
- a CDS encoding GyrI-like domain-containing protein → MKVQLIQNLSVKEVRELKLVGFRVLCANDEYKNEISKVAKSLDNRLIEIKHLLNKEIQFGAFFVDSKKEEEDGYWVCVEVEKFEDIPKDMVTITIPCQRYAAANFQGSNQQIFEAYDELHQWAEDNSYKRLKNTWHIEIFQSWEDSNNLKVELLDTIK, encoded by the coding sequence ATGAAGGTTCAGTTGATACAGAACTTATCTGTAAAAGAAGTTAGAGAACTCAAGCTTGTTGGATTTAGAGTGTTGTGTGCAAACGACGAATACAAAAACGAGATTTCTAAAGTCGCAAAATCCTTGGACAATAGGTTGATAGAGATTAAACACCTGTTGAACAAAGAAATTCAGTTTGGAGCTTTTTTCGTTGACTCAAAAAAAGAAGAAGAAGACGGGTATTGGGTCTGTGTGGAAGTGGAGAAGTTTGAAGATATTCCAAAAGATATGGTAACGATAACAATTCCATGTCAAAGGTATGCTGCAGCAAACTTCCAAGGATCAAATCAACAAATATTTGAAGCATATGATGAACTACATCAATGGGCTGAGGACAACAGTTATAAAAGGCTAAAAAATACATGGCACATCGAGATCTTTCAGTCGTGGGAAGACTCGAATAACCTTAAGGTAGAGCTGCTAGATACGATCAAATAA
- a CDS encoding RNA polymerase sigma factor — protein MNVILTDGSEQALNNMQNEESESRIQEMKKEKLVHQARKGNQEAFNELVRLHRAKAHGWAFSVTKDTFLAEDIVQEALYRAFIKIGTLIDTNRFTPWLKQIVRNQAYMKVRNASYRMESSISSLAAGRESKLSPSSIDWGDIDQILYFISSSATKRSQEDNPEEHLMRLSVVEGICSLLKCLTKREKAFFEAYFFEDLPPLEIAKLFDTTKANVYNTISRSRVKVQKERLRITILQYVQRKKKRGVCKRKVLLKPDI, from the coding sequence ATGAATGTTATTCTCACTGATGGAAGTGAGCAAGCCTTAAATAATATGCAAAATGAGGAATCTGAGTCTAGAATCCAAGAGATGAAAAAAGAAAAGTTGGTCCACCAGGCCAGAAAGGGGAATCAAGAAGCTTTTAATGAACTAGTGAGGTTGCATCGGGCAAAGGCTCATGGTTGGGCTTTTTCTGTCACTAAGGATACCTTTTTAGCAGAAGACATCGTCCAAGAAGCGTTGTACCGAGCTTTTATTAAAATCGGAACACTTATAGACACGAATAGGTTTACTCCTTGGCTTAAACAGATCGTACGCAATCAAGCTTACATGAAAGTACGAAATGCCAGCTATCGTATGGAAAGCTCAATAAGTTCCCTAGCTGCAGGAAGAGAAAGTAAGCTCTCACCGTCCTCGATAGACTGGGGAGATATTGATCAGATCTTATATTTTATTTCTTCTTCCGCTACTAAAAGATCACAAGAGGATAACCCCGAAGAACATTTGATGCGGTTAAGCGTTGTAGAGGGGATTTGTAGCTTATTGAAGTGTTTGACCAAACGTGAAAAAGCTTTCTTTGAAGCATACTTCTTTGAAGATCTTCCACCACTTGAAATTGCTAAGCTTTTCGATACGACCAAAGCAAATGTGTATAATACCATCTCACGCTCTAGGGTAAAAGTACAAAAAGAAAGACTTCGTATCACGATTCTTCAGTACGTTCAGAGAAAAAAAAAGCGAGGAGTTTGTAAACGAAAGGTCTTGTTGAAGCCGGATATTTAG